ACCAATGAAAATAAAATTACCAAATGCTGCAAATAGCACCCCCGCTATTGCCGCCCCAATTGTTTGTCCAATATACATAGAAGAGTTTGCTAACGCCGCTCCTGTTCCCCTGGCTGTGCTAGACATCTTTTGCAAACGACTCATCATGAGTACAAATAGAATTCCTGTAATAAAAAATACAATAAAGAAAAATAACGCAACCAATAGAATATGTTTCAAATACGGTAAAATAACATATAGGCCAGCTACGACAAAAATACCACCATAAAATGCATACTTTTTACAAGTCTAGGTCCTACAATATTTCCTGTTAGATTTCCTAGTCCAAGTATAAGCATTGCTGTTCCTACTTCATTTACTTGTAACTTAAATTGAGTTGTTAACCATACTCCCAAAAATGAAAATGCTGCAAAGTTACCAGTTTGAAAAAGAAAATATGCAAAGTAAGTAAGTGAGGTTTTAGAATCTCCTAATAGTTGTTTATAACGACTTACAATAGAATGGTAAGAAAGGGGTAAGAAGCGTTTCCCCCTCTTTGTTAATCCTCTAGAATAGATTGTACATATTCCAAATCACACTCATTTAACGAGACATCTACTACCTTTACATTTTCTCTTACTTGCTCTGCACGTTTCCCACCTGGAATCACCGTATCAATTCCCCTTTGATTTAGAAGCCAAGCTAACGCTATATTAGATAACGTTGTATCTTTTTCTCTAGCAAACTCTTTTAATTTTTCAACTTTCATAAAGTTTTTCTTATATGTACGTTCCTCAAATAATGAAACATCATGGCGCCAATCTTTTTCATCTAATTTCAAATTTTCTGGATATTTACCACCTAAAATTCCAAAAGCAAGAGGTCCATATGGAATAAATGAAATCCCTTCTTCTATGCAATATGGTAAAAGTTCCTTCTCTGCTGTACGATCTAACATATTATAGGGAGCCTGCAGTACATCAATATCTCCAAACTGATTTGCCTCTTTTAACTGAGCTAGATTTACATTTGATATTCCGATTGAACGAATTTTTCCTTCTTCTTTTAAACGAACAAGTTCCCCAATTGAATCTATGTACATAGTTTCTGGATTGGTAAAATGTAAATAATATAAATCAATATAATCTGTCTGAAGTCTGCGCAAACTATTTTCTACTGCACTTCTTAAATAATTTGGTTCATTGTTAATACAAGTAGAGCCCTTAAATAAAGGCTGTATTCCTCCTTTTGTAGCAAGCACAACATCTTGTCGTTTTCCTTTAATTGTCTCCCCTATTAATTCTTCAGACCTTCCAACCCCATATGCGTCCGCTGTATCTATAAATGTAATTCCTTGCCTTATAGCTTCCTCAATCATTTTCATACCTTCTTGTTCATTCACATTCGAATATAAGTTGTGACCCCCTACTGCATTCGTTCCTAAACCAATTTGAGAAATCTGTAATTCTCCCTTTTGCAACGTCGTATAATTCATTTTCATCCCCCTATATTTCTATTGTTCGAATATATTCGAACAATAGAAATATATCATGCTATATGATATATTTCAACTGAAAGAACTTATAAAAGTAGGTGACAATATGCGAACACTATACCATCCAAACCGAGAAGAAATTCAATTTTCTTCTGTCTTATATGCCCTCAGCGACCAAATTCGTTTACAAATTGTAAACATGCTAATGGAACAAAATGAACAATCATGTGGTGCACTAAATATTCCTGTGGCAAAATCAACCTTATCCCATCATTTTAAAGTTTTGCGTGAATCAGGTGTAATGTATACACGTATAGAAGGAACGCAGCGTTTTATTTCGATTCGAACGGAAGATTTAAACGCTCGATTTCCTGGACTATTAGATGCTGTCTTGCAAGCAACGGAACCGTATTAAAAAACATCTCATATAAATATGAGATGTTTTTTAATAGCAATTATTCTTTTAATAAATCTATTAAACCATTCCCTTCAGATGTTCGCTCATATCCTAATGGTACAGTACGTTTAATGAGTTGTGCATAGATTTCTGGTTCTGATAACTTTCTTCCATATTCTCTTTCACATTGTTTAATCAGAAGGGCTAATGCTCCCGCAATATGCGGCGTTGCCATTGACGTCCCACTTAATACCGCATACTTTCCTTCAGGATAAGTAGAAAGTATTTCTTCTCCTGGAGCGACTAAATCAATTTCCTGATTTGAATTACTAAAACAAGCAAGTTTCCTTTCTAAATTAACAGCACCTACTTCAATTACTTCTGAATAAGCACCTGGAAAGTCTAATTCCTCTGTTTCATCACTGCAATCTCCATTATTTCCTGCTGCACATACAACGAGTACGTCCTGTTTCACCGCATGTTGAATGACTTCATGTAACTCTGGAACATCTTGTGGCCCGCCGAGTGACATAGAAATGATTCGTACCCGTTCTTGATTAGGCCCTCTCCAGCGCACTGCATAATCAATAGCCTCAATAATTTGTTGATAGCTTCCTGAACCATCTCCTGATAATACTTTTAACACTAATAACTTAGCAAGTGGAGCAACGCCCAGTACCCCTACCCCATTTTCTGCTGCTGCAATTGTTCCTGCAACATGCGTACCGTGACCATTATTATCAAGATAGACTTTCGGGTCCCCTTCATAATCTTCAGTAAAATTTCTCCCGCCAATAATTCGATCTTTTAAATCAACATGATTTATATCACAACCTGTATCTAAAACAGCAACGACAATGTCTTTTCCTTTTGCACTCTTTTCCCAAGCACCAGGAGCATGAATCAGTTGTACACCTGGTGGAATTTCGTTCACTTGCTCTATTACTTTATCGACCGTAAACGGAATTAATTGAATACCTTTTTGTTTATTCGCTGTACTACTGTTCACCATAACCCCTCCTAAAAATATATTACCCTCCCGTTGAATGCGCTTACATTTATAAATAACATTCGTTTTCTCACTTCCATTTTCCTGCTTCAATATTTTTGTCAATATAAAAAAAACATCTTTTCCACCAGATATTCTGACGAAAAAGACGTTTTTGAAATCCTATATTACTTCATTTTTTGCGGCCACAAACTCCATTTCTTTAATAAAAGCATAATTGCTGGAACAAGCAATGTCCGCACAAGGAATGTATCGATAATAACCCCTAGTGCAACTACAAATCCAAACATAAACAGCTCTAATAAGGGCTGAGTAGTTAATACAGCAAATGTAGCCGCTAATATGATACCAGCAGAAGAAATGACGCCTCCTGTCGCTGTTAACCCATTTTCAATTGCTGCTTGTAACGAATGCTGTGCTGCTTCTTCCTTAATGCGTGAAACGAGCATAATATTGTAATCAACACCAAGTGCAACAAGGAACACAAACGTATATAATGGAATTCGATAACTCATGTCAGTATATCCAAACAAATGCTGGAATAAGAACATACTAAGCCCTAATGCCGCACAATATGATAACAATATCGTTCCAATCATATAAATTGGTGCAATGAGTGATTTTGTTTGAATACCTAATAAAATAAAAATTAAGCTAGAGATTAACACAACGATTAATGTTGTATCATGATTATTAATATCATACAGATCCGCTTGCTTTGCTGTTTCACCTGCGAAATAAACATGACCATCCTTTACAAATTCACTTTCTTTACTTTGAAGCGATTGAATCGTGTCCATTGCTTGTAATGAGTATGGTTGATCTTTTAAAATTAATTGTACTTTTGCCGCTTTTCCATCCTCAGACAATAATTGACTTGTGTTCTTTTTAATCGTTTCAATAGAAGGATTCAACCCTTCTACACCTTTTTGTTTGTCTAGCTTTTCTACAAACTGTACGATTTCTTCATTTGATAATTTTCCCTCTTTATTTACTACAACTGTAATTGGTGCCAATTGACCAGGAGAGTATTTCTTTTCAATTAATTCATATCCTTGTCTGGATTCTAAATTGTCCGGGAAAGACTTTAATAGATTGAATGAATACTTAATTTGAAAAATATTCATTGAGCATACAATTAGAAATACAGCAACCGCTCCTCCAATAATATATGGTCTACTTACTACGACATGACTCACCTTTTTCCATATCACGTGTTTTTCTTTTTGCTGCCCAATTTTTGGAATAAACGGCCAGAATGCTTTTCTACCAAACAGCGTAAAGAGGGCAGGTAGTAATGTAATTCCACCTAGAATAATGACAACAAGCGCAATAGAAAATAGCGGGGCGAAGTTTCGATAACCATTATATACTGCGAAAAACAGCATTAACATCGAAGCAAGCACAGTACTCCCACTAAAGAAAATCGGTTCGCCTACCCTTCTCATCGCTTGCTTCATACTTTCATATTTATCTTCACGCTTTTGCAACTCTTCCTTGTACCTTGCAAAAATAAATAAAGCATAATCCGTTAACGCGGCGAATAATAAGATTGACATAATCGACAAGGATTGTGATTTTATTTCGAGGCCAAATTTACCAAATAAACCAAGGGTTCGGTCGATTACTTGGTACACAATAATTGCCGCTATGAGTGGAATAACTGCTAATAGTGGCGAACGATAAATCATAATTAATAATACAAAAATCAACCCAATTGTTGATAATAGAAGTACTACATCAGCATTTTTAAAAATTTCTAACGTATCCGCAGCAATCCCCGCTGGACCCGTTACCTTCGCCTCCATACTAGAAGGTAATTCCTGTTTCAATTCTTTTTTTATTTGATTTACAGTATTGTGAATCTCTTTTACTTCTAGATTATTTGTCATTGTAACAGGTAAAATAAAACTTGTTTTATCTTTAGATAAAAAACCTGTTAACATTTGAACTGGCATTTCACTAATTGGTACAATTTTCTCGACATGCTTTATTTTCTTATCCTCTAGCCTCTTGGTCATTTCTTGAATATGTTGTAACTCTTCTTCCTTCATTTCCTCTTTTTGATCAAATACAATAATAGCCGGTAATCCTTCATCATTTGGAAAATACTTTTCTACTTGTTTTTCAGCTTGCAAGGATGCTGCGCTTTTCGGAATGCCATCACCACTTACATTATTTGCGTATTTCTTTGCTGGTTTGGAGACTCCTGTTAGTACAAGCATAATAATAATCCAAGATACAACAATGATTTTCGCACCTTTTTTACTACTCGCAAAGTCTGTTGTGCTCTGTAACCATTTCAACATACAAACCCTCCTTACACATTATTAACATTTAATAAAGTTAATCATTAACTTTACACTATATGTATATTGCTTTCTTACAAACAAATAAAGTGTAGGACAAATATATGTGAAAAACAAGACTGTTCACAAAAACTACAAATTACTATTTGTATATACAATTATTAAAACATTACATGTAAACTCTTAAAAATATCCAAGTTTTTATTTATATAATAAAAACTCCCCTAACCTCATGTGTTAGGGGAGTTTTATGAACTACTATATGTTAACTCATTCGTAATCTTTCTTTCAATTGCTTTAAATAACGTGATCGTATCAGGATAAAGTACACAATTTGAATCCCTACAAAGATACTTAATACAATCGCATTTTCTTTTACAAGTGAATACTCAAACATTTGCCCTAAAGCTGTTAACGCAACTGCACCATGTAATGTCGCAACACCAATTGGAACAAAGAATAATAGCCCTAATCGGATCGTTACTACTTTTGCTAACTCACCACTTGTTAAACCTACTTTTCGAATGGAATCAAATAAACGATAGTCCTCTTCTAAGTCAGAGAATAAGCGGAAGTATAAAAAACTACCTGCACAAACAAAGAATACAATACCAATAAAGAATCCTACAAAAAAGATAGGTCCAGCAAATTGTAAAGCCTGATTTTGATCATATTCTGCAGCACTAAATCTTGAATATTCTTGATAAGCTTTTATCTGGTGGGTAAGTTCTTTTCCAGCTTCAATTTCATTTTTTGTTTCGTTTGTTTTATACATGTAATCTTTTACTTCTTTGAATCCATCTTGTAGTAAATTATATTGAGCTTCTGAAACTACATAGATATTTCCAGTAAGTACTTTACCAAGAGAAGATGTGTTAACTTTTTTTACCTGCAACGATTTGTTATCATTCGGTAATTCAATTGTTGTTCTTTCTTTTTTCGGTGGACCTGGTATTTCTATCGATAGAAATAGTACTGCATTTTCAGTTAATAAATCAACTGGCTCCCCCGTTAACTTTGCATACTTTTTATAATCAGATTCTCTTACAAATGTCGCATCTCTTAGTGGTTTATTTTCAGTTTTCTTTGATACAATATCTATTTTTTCAGCAGATATATGATATCTCTTCAATGTTTGTCCAATGAATCGTACGTGCTGTGGCTCATTTTCATCCCCTTGTTTAGAGTGATAATGGAATGCAATTGGTTGATTCATGATTCCCTTTGTCATGGAAGCAAAGCCGACTAATGTACCAATAGCTGAAAATGCTACAGTTGAAATAATGGTAACAATAAAGAACATCCGCGCGTTATCTCTCATACGGTACGCTAAATCTGAAAGAGTAATAATATTCGTTCTCGTCCAATACAACCGTTTACTCTTTTTACATGCTCGAATAATAAATACGCTGAGCTGCTTATAAAATAAGTATGTGCCAATAATGACAACTGTCGTTACAGGAATCAACATAATAAATACCATGGCACCATGCGAAATTAAAGCACCTATATATCCCGCTCCAAGCAATACTATAGCTAAGAACGAAGAAATAATTGAAGCTTTTGGTTCAGGCTTTGCTTTTACTGCACCTCTAAGTAGTTTCATAATCTGATTTTTACGAATCAGCCCTGCACTAAAGAATGAAATGATAATAAATAATATGAAAAACATAATGCTTGTTACACCGATTGCTGTTGTTGGTACATAGTATGATAAAGATAAATCTAACTTTAGTAATAATGGCGCTACCAAAATCAATATACCCGAAAACAGCATGCCGCAAATGATACCTGTAATAATTGCAGCGATACCGATCATAACATTTTCAAAAAAGATAAGACGCTTTAATTGAAATTTCGTCATACCTAGCATCATTAAAATTCCCAATTCACGCTTTCTTGTTTTTAAAAACATTCCCATTGAATACAAAATAAAGAAAAACGTAAAAAGATAAATAATGACCTGTGCAACAGACATACTTACAAATACATATTGACCTAATTGGCCTGCGCTTAATGCTGGATGAAATGCAAAAAATGAATAAACAAAAAAGGCCATAATTGCAAATGCACTACTCAAAAAATAAGCTGAATATGTTCGTCTATTTCGCGTTACATTACGAAACGCTAATTCCCTAATATTCATATTGTTTCTCCGCCCTTCCAATCACTATACTGCAATCATAATGAAGCGAAGAAATATCTTCCATCGAT
This sequence is a window from Bacillus pseudomycoides DSM 12442. Protein-coding genes within it:
- a CDS encoding aldo/keto reductase, whose translation is MNYTTLQKGELQISQIGLGTNAVGGHNLYSNVNEQEGMKMIEEAIRQGITFIDTADAYGVGRSEELIGETIKGKRQDVVLATKGGIQPLFKGSTCINNEPNYLRSAVENSLRRLQTDYIDLYYLHFTNPETMYIDSIGELVRLKEEGKIRSIGISNVNLAQLKEANQFGDIDVLQAPYNMLDRTAEKELLPYCIEEGISFIPYGPLAFGILGGKYPENLKLDEKDWRHDVSLFEERTYKKNFMKVEKLKEFAREKDTTLSNIALAWLLNQRGIDTVIPGGKRAEQVRENVKVVDVSLNECDLEYVQSILED
- a CDS encoding ArsR/SmtB family transcription factor; this translates as MRTLYHPNREEIQFSSVLYALSDQIRLQIVNMLMEQNEQSCGALNIPVAKSTLSHHFKVLRESGVMYTRIEGTQRFISIRTEDLNARFPGLLDAVLQATEPY
- a CDS encoding S8 family peptidase — translated: MNSSTANKQKGIQLIPFTVDKVIEQVNEIPPGVQLIHAPGAWEKSAKGKDIVVAVLDTGCDINHVDLKDRIIGGRNFTEDYEGDPKVYLDNNGHGTHVAGTIAAAENGVGVLGVAPLAKLLVLKVLSGDGSGSYQQIIEAIDYAVRWRGPNQERVRIISMSLGGPQDVPELHEVIQHAVKQDVLVVCAAGNNGDCSDETEELDFPGAYSEVIEVGAVNLERKLACFSNSNQEIDLVAPGEEILSTYPEGKYAVLSGTSMATPHIAGALALLIKQCEREYGRKLSEPEIYAQLIKRTVPLGYERTSEGNGLIDLLKE
- a CDS encoding MMPL family transporter, with product MLKWLQSTTDFASSKKGAKIIVVSWIIIMLVLTGVSKPAKKYANNVSGDGIPKSAASLQAEKQVEKYFPNDEGLPAIIVFDQKEEMKEEELQHIQEMTKRLEDKKIKHVEKIVPISEMPVQMLTGFLSKDKTSFILPVTMTNNLEVKEIHNTVNQIKKELKQELPSSMEAKVTGPAGIAADTLEIFKNADVVLLLSTIGLIFVLLIMIYRSPLLAVIPLIAAIIVYQVIDRTLGLFGKFGLEIKSQSLSIMSILLFAALTDYALFIFARYKEELQKREDKYESMKQAMRRVGEPIFFSGSTVLASMLMLFFAVYNGYRNFAPLFSIALVVIILGGITLLPALFTLFGRKAFWPFIPKIGQQKEKHVIWKKVSHVVVSRPYIIGGAVAVFLIVCSMNIFQIKYSFNLLKSFPDNLESRQGYELIEKKYSPGQLAPITVVVNKEGKLSNEEIVQFVEKLDKQKGVEGLNPSIETIKKNTSQLLSEDGKAAKVQLILKDQPYSLQAMDTIQSLQSKESEFVKDGHVYFAGETAKQADLYDINNHDTTLIVVLISSLIFILLGIQTKSLIAPIYMIGTILLSYCAALGLSMFLFQHLFGYTDMSYRIPLYTFVFLVALGVDYNIMLVSRIKEEAAQHSLQAAIENGLTATGGVISSAGIILAATFAVLTTQPLLELFMFGFVVALGVIIDTFLVRTLLVPAIMLLLKKWSLWPQKMK
- a CDS encoding FtsX-like permease family protein, with the protein product MNIRELAFRNVTRNRRTYSAYFLSSAFAIMAFFVYSFFAFHPALSAGQLGQYVFVSMSVAQVIIYLFTFFFILYSMGMFLKTRKRELGILMMLGMTKFQLKRLIFFENVMIGIAAIITGIICGMLFSGILILVAPLLLKLDLSLSYYVPTTAIGVTSIMFFILFIIISFFSAGLIRKNQIMKLLRGAVKAKPEPKASIISSFLAIVLLGAGYIGALISHGAMVFIMLIPVTTVVIIGTYLFYKQLSVFIIRACKKSKRLYWTRTNIITLSDLAYRMRDNARMFFIVTIISTVAFSAIGTLVGFASMTKGIMNQPIAFHYHSKQGDENEPQHVRFIGQTLKRYHISAEKIDIVSKKTENKPLRDATFVRESDYKKYAKLTGEPVDLLTENAVLFLSIEIPGPPKKERTTIELPNDNKSLQVKKVNTSSLGKVLTGNIYVVSEAQYNLLQDGFKEVKDYMYKTNETKNEIEAGKELTHQIKAYQEYSRFSAAEYDQNQALQFAGPIFFVGFFIGIVFFVCAGSFLYFRLFSDLEEDYRLFDSIRKVGLTSGELAKVVTIRLGLLFFVPIGVATLHGAVALTALGQMFEYSLVKENAIVLSIFVGIQIVYFILIRSRYLKQLKERLRMS